One genomic segment of Paenibacillus sp. FSL H8-0332 includes these proteins:
- a CDS encoding response regulator has protein sequence MYKVLLVEDEIVIRQGMRELISRSAPFFEVTAEMPGGREALLYLKSELPDVMITDIRMKEMDGLALAEKVKSMYPGLLVIIVSGYGEFEYAQKAIEYGVLHYLLKPVERHELVSVMEKARLLLDKRHGISSLEQTPGPLRVESGGDTRKIIRDVKEYVRLHIDGDLRLQTVASHVNLNATYLSQLFKGEAGCNYSDYVTDSRMERAKWLLSHTQLKIYDVARLSGHQSPKHFMLVFKQQTGVTAGEYRNQFNH, from the coding sequence ATGTATAAAGTGCTGCTCGTAGAGGACGAAATCGTGATTAGACAAGGGATGCGCGAGCTGATTAGCCGGTCGGCGCCCTTTTTCGAGGTGACGGCTGAAATGCCGGGTGGACGGGAGGCGCTCCTGTACTTAAAATCCGAGCTGCCGGACGTGATGATTACCGATATCCGCATGAAGGAAATGGACGGACTGGCGCTGGCCGAAAAGGTGAAGTCGATGTACCCCGGGTTGCTCGTCATCATTGTGAGTGGATACGGCGAATTTGAATATGCCCAAAAAGCCATAGAATACGGCGTTCTCCATTACCTGTTAAAGCCGGTAGAACGTCACGAGCTGGTTAGCGTGATGGAAAAAGCTCGTCTGCTGCTCGATAAGCGTCATGGCATATCTTCCCTGGAACAGACGCCAGGCCCGCTGCGGGTGGAGAGCGGAGGGGATACACGCAAGATCATACGGGATGTTAAGGAGTATGTCAGACTGCATATTGACGGTGATCTGCGGCTGCAGACGGTAGCTTCCCATGTCAATCTGAACGCTACGTATCTGAGCCAGCTGTTCAAGGGGGAGGCGGGCTGCAATTATTCAGACTATGTAACCGATTCCCGGATGGAACGTGCGAAATGGCTGCTCAGCCATACCCAGCTCAAAATTTATGATGTCGCCCGGCTCTCCGGCCATCAAAGCCCGAAGCATTTCATGCTGGTGTTCAAGCAGCAGACAGGGGTGACGGCGGGAGAGTACCGCAATCAATTTAATCATTAG
- a CDS encoding AAA family ATPase — protein MKKLVIVNGTMGVGKSTIVSKLYKELQHSVWLDGDWCWLMNPWKVTEENKTMVMNNIHYMLNQYLDNSMFEYVFFSWVLHKESIFDEILAGIKGKEYELIKVTLMCSEEELIKRMRQDERSESEIENSINRLANYKEMNTQKLNTNGKEIDVIIKELLHMIESELKKRAMKADIYIEKNSV, from the coding sequence ATGAAAAAGCTTGTGATCGTAAACGGAACCATGGGAGTCGGAAAAAGTACGATTGTCAGTAAGCTGTATAAAGAATTACAACATTCAGTATGGCTTGATGGAGATTGGTGCTGGCTAATGAACCCCTGGAAGGTTACCGAAGAGAACAAAACGATGGTAATGAATAACATCCATTATATGCTCAATCAGTACCTTGACAATTCCATGTTCGAGTATGTCTTCTTCTCTTGGGTGCTGCATAAGGAAAGTATATTCGATGAAATTCTTGCAGGCATAAAAGGAAAGGAATATGAGCTAATAAAAGTTACGTTAATGTGCTCTGAGGAAGAATTGATAAAGCGTATGCGTCAGGATGAGAGGAGCGAGAGTGAAATTGAAAATAGCATTAACAGGTTAGCAAATTACAAAGAAATGAATACACAAAAGCTGAATACGAACGGCAAGGAGATTGATGTCATCATAAAAGAGCTCCTACATATGATTGAAAGCGAATTAAAAAAGAGAGCTATGAAGGCGGATATTTACATCGAAAAAAACAGCGTATAA
- a CDS encoding sensor histidine kinase, protein MRTRLLLLFTMLTLLPLSVQGLVTYRHFSSTLNEKTKQYTVGVAGQANANLDRLLKDLERLSLMPLYDEQVLSILAKYDGPMGSGTWALSDDYQKMKLYTSAQAYDRPEIRGIHLLSNSGTLFSNVEPLAVNTSWDGRHDEWFSALEQSDGEWIILPPHHPSYYAGTDPSSYISVARVIKEPRTLRRLGYILIDAKQSAFGSVFSKLKIEESTNLMILDGDQRLLYEQKPDNGQSAYGELMGSGRIKELHGGERERLGGTDYLFISHKSPYSGLSVIGLTPIGVMLKESRAMMIFTLWLALFCLVTVLLLAYAVSYRITLPLVELKSNMSRVERGDFNMRVSPLGGDEFGQLGRGFNKMMDEINRLFHEVLVIGLREKEAELSALQSQINPHFIYNTLESINMMAVQRRHDEVSDMVSALGKLLRYTIDKAGRLVSLGEEIAFVDSYVRIQQIRFGGKLTVHNEIEEEVLHLRIPKLTIQPLVENAIDHGIAGREEGTIWVSALRFDNELLITVRDDGNGLEEEELTALNREIEQDPSMDSLRRSEEESLGLRNIGQRIKLLYGDGGSLTVDGSPGQGLAVTITITIPESGGEEDV, encoded by the coding sequence ATGCGCACCAGACTGCTGCTCTTGTTCACCATGCTGACGCTGCTGCCGTTAAGTGTGCAGGGGCTGGTGACGTACCGTCATTTCTCCTCCACCCTGAACGAGAAGACAAAGCAATATACGGTGGGTGTCGCCGGACAGGCCAACGCTAATCTGGACAGACTGCTCAAGGATTTGGAGCGGTTGTCGCTGATGCCTCTGTATGATGAACAGGTGTTATCTATTCTGGCTAAATACGATGGTCCTATGGGCTCAGGCACATGGGCGCTGTCTGACGATTATCAGAAAATGAAGCTATATACCTCAGCACAGGCCTACGACCGTCCGGAAATCCGGGGCATTCACCTGCTGAGCAACAGCGGAACCCTGTTCTCCAACGTGGAACCGCTGGCGGTCAACACCTCGTGGGATGGCAGGCATGACGAATGGTTCAGCGCCCTAGAGCAATCGGACGGCGAGTGGATCATTCTTCCTCCGCATCATCCGTCTTATTATGCCGGAACCGACCCCTCATCCTATATTTCGGTAGCCAGGGTGATCAAGGAACCCAGAACGCTGAGGCGTCTGGGCTACATCCTTATCGACGCTAAGCAGTCAGCCTTCGGCTCCGTCTTCTCTAAGCTGAAGATTGAAGAGTCTACCAACCTGATGATCTTGGACGGAGACCAGCGGCTGCTGTATGAGCAAAAGCCGGATAATGGGCAGTCGGCCTACGGCGAGCTTATGGGCTCCGGGCGGATCAAGGAGCTGCATGGCGGGGAGCGGGAGAGGCTGGGAGGCACAGATTATTTGTTTATCAGCCATAAGTCCCCGTATTCGGGCTTGTCCGTCATCGGCCTGACCCCCATTGGAGTCATGCTGAAGGAATCACGCGCGATGATGATTTTCACGTTATGGCTTGCCCTCTTTTGCCTGGTGACGGTGCTGCTGCTGGCTTATGCGGTATCGTACCGGATCACCCTCCCTCTGGTGGAGCTCAAGAGCAATATGTCCAGGGTGGAGCGGGGCGATTTCAACATGCGGGTCAGTCCGCTGGGGGGAGATGAATTCGGGCAGCTCGGACGCGGATTTAATAAGATGATGGACGAAATCAACCGCCTGTTCCATGAGGTGCTTGTGATTGGACTCCGGGAAAAGGAGGCTGAGCTGTCTGCCCTGCAGAGTCAGATCAACCCGCATTTTATCTATAATACGCTGGAATCGATCAATATGATGGCCGTCCAGCGCAGGCATGATGAGGTATCGGATATGGTATCCGCACTGGGCAAGCTGCTTCGCTATACGATTGACAAGGCCGGCCGGCTTGTATCGCTGGGAGAGGAAATTGCGTTCGTAGACTCCTATGTGCGTATCCAGCAGATTCGTTTCGGCGGTAAGCTGACGGTGCATAACGAGATTGAAGAAGAAGTACTGCATTTGCGCATTCCGAAGCTCACCATTCAGCCGCTGGTGGAGAATGCTATTGATCACGGGATCGCCGGGCGCGAAGAAGGGACGATCTGGGTGTCAGCGCTGCGTTTTGACAACGAGCTATTGATTACCGTGCGCGACGACGGGAACGGCTTAGAGGAGGAGGAACTCACGGCGCTGAACCGGGAGATCGAACAAGATCCTTCCATGGATTCGCTCAGACGCAGCGAGGAGGAGAGTCTGGGGCTGCGCAATATCGGCCAGCGGATCAAGCTGCTGTACGGGGACGGCGGGAGCCTCACGGTTGACGGAAGTCCGGGGCAAGGGCTGGCCGTGACCATTACGATAACGATACCGGAATCAGGGGGAGAAGAGGATGTATAA
- a CDS encoding ABC transporter substrate-binding protein, producing MDTSSMHYLCLAAALSPAYSLQQPIPVTIEQLTGILCCTPRNVKFILRKLEEQQLIAWIPGRGRGNRSQMTFLRHIDEVLEERFQELVSKGRIKSAIELIGQYPVNEPLKERLLAVLDKQMGFWSETGSTFGQEVLRISRNRAMEKLDPASVYTAFETYLLGHICSTLITYDAQNGVFLPGLAHTWEANESSTSYLFYLRKGVRFHHGRMMTSRDVKETLQRLIGLKSPAICHFEDIKHVELEGDYVIRFDLVQPNLFFLHLFSSIYMSIVPYDVDFAAHPVGTGPYQVLDLSQDVLVLSAYDLYYGIRPLLDRVEIWYLPHLASGVRQYQLTGASTSLSSVAAAEEGRSHSIDYPAVGCRYMLFNFRKEGVHHRPAVRQAMRILYNQLALIRELGGNRIMPADSFLPWQSSKYEFAEPQLEEARALLEEGGYRGEVVKLAYRPCKEDQDEAIWLQERCRKIGLQLELHPLADYDLPDLVNHADLVICEEVLEDDWQWGMINYFRNESNYLHNLLLDSQKSELTEVLKPFARLAAGERAEVLELAEGKLRDNGWVLYGCHMNKKAQLSQNLFGLQAGSFGFLDISKLWVKSGFQ from the coding sequence ATGGACACCAGCAGCATGCATTATCTCTGTCTGGCCGCAGCTCTGTCTCCCGCATATAGCCTTCAGCAGCCGATTCCGGTGACGATTGAGCAGTTGACCGGTATCCTATGCTGCACACCGCGTAATGTGAAGTTTATTCTGCGGAAGCTGGAGGAGCAGCAGCTAATTGCCTGGATACCCGGAAGAGGGAGAGGGAACCGCTCGCAGATGACTTTTTTGCGTCATATAGATGAGGTGCTGGAGGAGAGATTTCAGGAGCTCGTCAGCAAAGGCCGGATTAAGTCTGCCATCGAATTAATTGGTCAATACCCGGTTAACGAGCCGCTCAAAGAGCGCCTGCTGGCGGTTCTCGATAAGCAAATGGGCTTCTGGAGCGAAACCGGCTCCACATTCGGGCAGGAGGTGCTGCGAATCTCCCGTAACCGTGCGATGGAGAAGCTGGACCCGGCTAGCGTATACACCGCTTTTGAGACTTATTTGCTGGGGCATATTTGCAGTACATTGATAACCTATGATGCACAGAACGGGGTTTTCCTGCCGGGGCTGGCCCACACGTGGGAGGCTAACGAGAGCAGTACGAGTTACCTGTTCTACCTGCGCAAGGGGGTGCGATTCCACCACGGCCGTATGATGACTTCACGGGATGTAAAAGAAACCCTCCAGCGTCTGATCGGACTTAAAAGTCCGGCGATCTGTCATTTTGAGGATATCAAGCATGTGGAGCTGGAGGGAGATTACGTTATCCGGTTTGATCTGGTGCAGCCTAATTTGTTCTTCCTGCATCTGTTCAGCTCGATCTATATGTCGATTGTTCCGTATGATGTGGATTTCGCAGCGCATCCGGTCGGCACGGGGCCCTATCAGGTACTGGATCTGAGCCAGGATGTGCTTGTACTCAGCGCTTACGATCTCTATTACGGAATCCGCCCTCTGCTGGACCGGGTCGAGATATGGTACCTGCCGCATCTAGCCTCGGGGGTACGTCAATATCAGCTGACGGGTGCCAGTACCAGTCTGAGTAGTGTGGCCGCAGCAGAAGAGGGGAGGAGCCACAGTATCGATTATCCGGCTGTCGGGTGCAGGTACATGCTGTTTAATTTTCGAAAAGAAGGCGTTCACCATCGTCCCGCTGTCCGGCAGGCTATGCGTATCCTCTATAATCAGCTTGCACTGATCCGTGAGCTGGGAGGTAACCGGATTATGCCGGCAGACAGCTTCCTTCCCTGGCAGAGCAGTAAGTATGAGTTTGCTGAGCCGCAGTTGGAGGAAGCGCGGGCGCTGCTTGAGGAAGGCGGATACAGAGGAGAGGTAGTGAAGCTGGCCTACCGGCCCTGTAAAGAGGATCAGGATGAGGCGATTTGGCTGCAGGAGCGCTGCAGGAAGATTGGATTACAGCTTGAGCTGCATCCCTTAGCAGATTATGATCTGCCGGACTTGGTGAACCATGCGGATCTTGTGATTTGCGAAGAAGTGCTGGAGGATGACTGGCAGTGGGGGATGATCAATTATTTTCGCAATGAGTCCAATTATCTGCATAACCTGCTGCTGGACAGCCAGAAATCTGAGCTGACAGAGGTGCTGAAGCCTTTCGCCCGGCTGGCCGCCGGGGAGAGGGCGGAGGTACTGGAGCTGGCCGAAGGCAAGCTGCGGGATAACGGCTGGGTACTGTATGGCTGTCATATGAATAAAAAGGCGCAATTAAGTCAGAATCTATTCGGCCTACAGGCCGGCTCCTTCGGATTTCTGGATATCTCCAAGCTGTGGGTGAAATCGGGGTTTCAGTAG
- a CDS encoding sugar ABC transporter permease, which translates to MNRKVKRRNKGPLAREAQVTGWLFISPMLLGFTLLLLFPMGKALYMSLNDWPLLGEHRFVGLDNYKDIAVDPLFWKVFGNTAYFTLGLVPFNIVLALMLALLLSRSLKGIGIFRTAIFVPVMTSLIVWSIVWKYMFATDSGLINQLLMLFNIKGAAWLYDERLAMPAVIVTSVLKNVGLNMVLFIAAIQQVSRSLYEAAELDGAGKTKTFFNVTLPMITPTVFLTVVMTVIGSLKVFGQIYVMTQGGPSNSTKVLVYYIWEKAFKLFQMGYASALAFVLFFVVLILTLLQWQLRKRWVFNESDA; encoded by the coding sequence ATGAACAGAAAGGTCAAGAGACGAAACAAGGGTCCGCTTGCCCGCGAGGCACAGGTGACCGGATGGCTTTTTATATCGCCAATGCTGCTTGGTTTCACGTTATTATTGTTATTTCCGATGGGGAAAGCGCTCTATATGAGCCTAAATGACTGGCCGCTGCTTGGCGAGCACCGGTTCGTCGGTCTGGATAATTACAAGGATATTGCGGTGGACCCGCTGTTCTGGAAGGTCTTCGGGAACACAGCTTATTTCACACTGGGTCTGGTGCCGTTTAACATTGTGCTGGCTCTGATGCTGGCGTTGCTGTTATCCCGGAGCTTAAAGGGCATAGGTATCTTCCGTACTGCGATCTTCGTTCCCGTAATGACTTCGCTGATCGTCTGGTCCATCGTCTGGAAGTACATGTTCGCCACCGATTCCGGGCTGATTAATCAGCTGCTGATGCTGTTCAACATTAAAGGGGCAGCCTGGCTGTATGATGAGAGACTGGCGATGCCGGCCGTTATCGTGACAAGTGTACTGAAGAACGTGGGCCTAAATATGGTGTTATTCATCGCTGCAATCCAGCAGGTATCGCGTTCATTGTACGAGGCGGCTGAGCTGGACGGGGCAGGCAAGACCAAAACCTTTTTTAACGTGACCCTGCCTATGATTACGCCAACCGTATTTCTGACCGTGGTGATGACCGTAATCGGCTCGCTGAAGGTGTTCGGCCAGATCTATGTCATGACCCAGGGCGGGCCGAGTAACAGCACCAAGGTACTGGTCTATTACATCTGGGAAAAAGCGTTCAAGCTGTTCCAGATGGGCTACGCTTCGGCGCTGGCATTTGTGTTGTTCTTTGTCGTGTTGATCTTGACTCTGCTGCAGTGGCAGCTGCGAAAGAGGTGGGTATTCAATGAGAGCGACGCTTAA
- a CDS encoding MFS transporter, translating into MKQHLRHIHPLAWTIIIGTMFGRLVTSMSIPFLSIYLTQVLGASATQTGLTVAVSSLAGVMISFYGGYISDVIGRRIVMLVSVFGWACVFFGFAAAQHLWVFFLVNTLNGLCRAVFEPTSRALLSDITPPDQKLLVYNLRYAAVNLGVVFGPIIGLQLGSAKSTFPFMIAGIVYIAYGLVLFLQFSVHRASLPVHGEAKTPKLLDALAVTGRDKVFLPVLLGTIFCVLGYGHFSSTLAQFLAMNTHFSNGSQVFSYMLSLNAVTVLVVQYPIVRTASKFAPIIPLILGNVCVALSLLLFGMPGGVPLLMFSVVLFTVGEVLLFTMMDMLIDRIAKPEWKGTYFGTIGFNNIGSVMAPILGGLLLDQFGALNGPAVFVPLALTTALGLPFLITAHKRLRIRELAEASAQRELGV; encoded by the coding sequence ATGAAACAACATCTGCGCCACATTCACCCGCTGGCCTGGACCATCATCATCGGAACGATGTTCGGCCGGCTGGTTACTTCAATGAGCATTCCTTTTCTCTCTATCTATCTCACGCAGGTGCTTGGCGCTTCCGCTACCCAGACGGGGTTGACGGTGGCCGTCAGCTCGCTGGCAGGGGTAATGATCAGCTTTTACGGCGGTTATATCTCGGATGTGATCGGGCGCCGGATCGTCATGCTGGTCTCGGTATTCGGCTGGGCCTGCGTATTCTTCGGCTTCGCCGCAGCGCAGCATTTATGGGTGTTTTTCTTGGTGAACACGCTCAACGGACTGTGCCGCGCCGTATTTGAACCGACTTCACGGGCATTATTGTCGGATATCACCCCTCCAGATCAAAAATTACTGGTCTACAACCTGCGGTATGCGGCAGTGAATCTGGGTGTGGTCTTCGGCCCTATTATCGGCCTCCAGCTCGGCTCCGCCAAGTCCACCTTCCCGTTCATGATCGCCGGGATCGTCTATATCGCCTATGGCCTTGTTCTGTTCCTGCAATTCTCTGTGCACCGTGCCAGCCTGCCTGTTCATGGAGAAGCCAAGACGCCGAAGCTGCTCGATGCGCTCGCCGTCACCGGAAGAGACAAGGTGTTTCTGCCCGTGCTGCTGGGAACCATCTTCTGCGTCCTCGGGTATGGACACTTCAGCTCTACACTGGCGCAATTTCTGGCGATGAACACCCATTTCAGCAATGGCAGCCAAGTTTTCTCTTATATGCTGTCGCTTAATGCAGTCACGGTGCTGGTCGTACAGTATCCCATCGTGCGTACAGCCAGCAAGTTCGCGCCGATTATCCCGCTCATTCTGGGCAATGTCTGCGTAGCGCTTAGTCTGCTGCTGTTCGGGATGCCCGGAGGGGTTCCCCTGCTGATGTTCAGCGTGGTCCTGTTCACTGTCGGGGAGGTCCTGCTCTTCACGATGATGGATATGCTGATCGACCGGATTGCCAAGCCGGAGTGGAAAGGTACCTATTTCGGCACGATTGGCTTCAATAATATAGGCAGCGTCATGGCGCCTATTCTTGGAGGATTGCTGCTGGATCAGTTCGGCGCTCTGAATGGGCCTGCCGTGTTCGTACCGCTTGCGCTGACCACGGCGCTCGGCCTTCCTTTCCTGATTACCGCGCATAAAAGACTCCGCATCCGCGAGCTTGCCGAAGCAAGTGCGCAGCGTGAGCTTGGTGTGTGA
- a CDS encoding carbohydrate ABC transporter permease produces MRATLKPSRKWSVAGVYTALTAVSLIMLIPFLWMLSTSFKRPQDIFTYPPQLIPPVFQFQNYVDVFTLIPFHRFYFNSVYISFVVVAGTVFFASLAGYAFAKIPFTGRNAVFLVLLSAMMIPHEVTAIPMFLFMRDLGWIDTHLPLILLPIFGASGVFGIFVMRQFFITVPTELEEAAMIDGCSRFRIYWKIMLPIARPGMATLTIFTFVSIWNEFFDPLIFINTRELMTLPLGLSLFTDEVGTSWHYLMSATVMATVPLLIVFFMAQKRFIEGVAMTGLKE; encoded by the coding sequence ATGAGAGCGACGCTTAAGCCCAGCCGAAAGTGGTCTGTAGCAGGAGTGTATACCGCATTAACGGCGGTATCGCTGATTATGCTTATTCCGTTTCTGTGGATGCTGTCCACCTCCTTCAAACGGCCGCAGGATATTTTCACCTACCCGCCACAGCTGATTCCGCCGGTCTTCCAGTTTCAGAATTATGTGGATGTCTTTACACTGATCCCGTTTCACCGCTTCTATTTTAACAGCGTCTATATCTCGTTTGTCGTCGTGGCGGGAACGGTGTTTTTCGCTTCGCTGGCCGGTTATGCTTTTGCCAAAATTCCCTTCACCGGAAGAAACGCCGTGTTCCTGGTGCTGCTCAGTGCGATGATGATCCCGCATGAAGTGACGGCGATCCCGATGTTCCTGTTCATGCGCGACCTGGGCTGGATTGACACGCATCTGCCGCTGATTCTGTTGCCAATCTTCGGCGCAAGCGGCGTGTTCGGGATATTCGTCATGCGCCAATTTTTCATCACTGTACCCACGGAGCTTGAGGAGGCGGCGATGATCGACGGCTGCAGCAGGTTCCGCATTTACTGGAAAATCATGCTGCCGATTGCCCGTCCAGGCATGGCAACACTGACGATCTTCACGTTCGTGTCCATCTGGAATGAATTCTTCGACCCGCTTATTTTCATCAATACGCGTGAGCTGATGACCTTGCCGCTGGGATTATCGTTGTTTACAGATGAAGTGGGCACTTCCTGGCATTATCTGATGAGCGCCACCGTTATGGCAACCGTGCCGCTGCTGATCGTCTTCTTCATGGCACAGAAGCGGTTCATCGAGGGCGTAGCTATGACGGGGCTGAAGGAATAG
- a CDS encoding sugar ABC transporter substrate-binding protein — translation MKKAGVVLLSAMLLGLMAGCAKPAASGNAESPGKQEDVELKFLMWGNQGHMDVYNKLISQFEADNPGIKVTMDSVPFTDYQQKISVLAAGKSLPDIAWVSERMIPQFKANGILADVSSFKDDASFNLDDYIPSTLDLFRDGDQLLGLPFSTPPVVMFYNKTLFDKANLTDPNTLASEGKWTWKTFEESAKAIAVKDAQGRVYGANFFRDWKTWAILSSYAWSYGSGPFNEDLTAFTWNDQYGVETMELLERMMYEDESHPKAGEQISFDAGNLGMFFDNYSYVSKARDITGFEWSIAPMPSGSAGSVPMLGQAGYTLFKDSKHPEEAKKLLKLFASQSGIEATSTYFVPPRTSVLNSDAFLNQPNNPPAEHIVQAVIDEMPKARIIPGHIRWQDIDNAVLQGFDRLFGRSASAKDNMKQMQTDVEAILK, via the coding sequence ATGAAAAAAGCAGGAGTAGTGCTTCTTTCAGCCATGCTGCTGGGCTTGATGGCAGGTTGTGCCAAGCCGGCAGCAAGCGGAAATGCCGAGAGTCCCGGGAAACAGGAAGATGTGGAGTTAAAGTTTCTAATGTGGGGCAATCAAGGGCATATGGATGTGTACAACAAGCTGATCAGCCAATTTGAAGCAGACAATCCGGGCATTAAGGTGACTATGGATTCGGTGCCATTCACGGATTATCAGCAGAAAATATCCGTGCTGGCCGCAGGGAAATCCCTTCCGGATATCGCCTGGGTATCGGAGCGGATGATCCCGCAGTTCAAGGCCAACGGCATTCTGGCGGACGTCTCCTCCTTCAAAGACGATGCGTCCTTTAATCTGGACGATTATATTCCGAGCACGCTCGATTTGTTCCGGGACGGGGATCAATTACTTGGCCTGCCATTCTCGACCCCGCCGGTGGTCATGTTCTACAACAAGACGCTGTTCGATAAGGCGAATCTGACGGACCCGAACACGCTGGCTTCCGAAGGGAAATGGACCTGGAAGACCTTTGAGGAATCCGCCAAAGCGATTGCTGTCAAAGACGCGCAAGGCCGGGTATATGGCGCGAACTTCTTTCGTGACTGGAAGACCTGGGCCATTCTGTCTTCGTACGCCTGGTCTTACGGAAGCGGCCCGTTCAATGAGGATCTGACCGCGTTCACCTGGAATGACCAGTACGGCGTGGAGACCATGGAACTGCTGGAGCGGATGATGTACGAGGACGAATCCCACCCGAAGGCAGGCGAACAGATCAGCTTCGACGCAGGGAATCTGGGAATGTTCTTCGACAACTATAGCTATGTCTCGAAAGCGCGTGACATTACAGGGTTTGAATGGAGCATTGCGCCGATGCCGTCCGGCTCCGCCGGCAGTGTTCCGATGCTGGGCCAAGCAGGCTATACTCTGTTCAAGGACAGCAAGCATCCGGAGGAAGCCAAAAAGCTGCTCAAACTGTTCGCCAGTCAGTCAGGCATTGAGGCGACATCCACATATTTCGTACCTCCGCGCACATCTGTGCTCAATTCTGATGCGTTCCTGAATCAGCCGAACAACCCGCCAGCCGAGCACATCGTGCAAGCTGTTATCGATGAAATGCCTAAAGCGCGTATCATTCCGGGCCACATCCGCTGGCAGGATATCGATAATGCGGTGCTGCAAGGCTTTGACCGCCTGTTCGGCAGATCAGCGTCCGCCAAGGACAACATGAAGCAGATGCAGACCGATGTCGAGGCTATTTTGAAATAA
- a CDS encoding YafY family protein yields MRLHRLIAILLLLESRGKMKANELSIALETSVRSIYRDIDVLAESGIPLVSTTGPNGGISLMEGYTVNLRRLQGEEVVQLFLTGMGMPAGGSGETSLLLKSALLKLEASLPAPYQEDIRTAQRRFLFDDTPWWSGQVAVPYLETLRTAVWRGRKITADYLKVNGESSLRKLQPYGLIVKQGEWYLAAYCERAGGVRTFKCERFTAVTLLDETYAIPEQFSLQAYWQQAEQAFVQTSRAREFYPVDIRTRVNNEQILQGLEVMNTESDGEAVLVTVNMYDYSSACARVLPLLVHAEIVGPPELREYVSNQVRMWDKMYNCFKVT; encoded by the coding sequence ATGCGGCTGCACCGACTGATTGCTATACTTCTACTACTTGAATCCCGGGGCAAAATGAAGGCGAACGAGCTGTCTATCGCTCTCGAAACGTCCGTCCGCTCCATTTACAGAGATATCGATGTTTTGGCGGAGTCTGGAATCCCGCTGGTCAGCACCACCGGGCCGAACGGCGGGATTTCGCTCATGGAAGGCTATACGGTGAATCTGCGGAGGCTGCAGGGGGAAGAGGTGGTCCAGCTGTTTTTGACCGGGATGGGAATGCCGGCGGGCGGTTCAGGAGAGACCAGTCTGCTGCTCAAAAGTGCGCTCCTGAAGCTGGAAGCAAGCTTACCCGCACCCTACCAGGAGGATATCCGTACCGCGCAGCGCCGGTTTCTGTTCGATGATACGCCGTGGTGGAGCGGTCAGGTAGCGGTGCCATATCTTGAGACTCTGCGCACGGCGGTGTGGCGGGGGCGGAAGATTACGGCAGATTATCTTAAGGTGAATGGAGAGAGCTCGCTGCGGAAGCTGCAGCCCTATGGACTGATCGTGAAGCAGGGGGAGTGGTATCTTGCCGCCTATTGTGAGCGAGCAGGTGGGGTCCGAACATTCAAATGCGAACGGTTTACTGCCGTTACTTTGTTGGACGAGACCTATGCCATCCCTGAGCAGTTCTCCCTCCAGGCATACTGGCAACAAGCAGAGCAAGCCTTCGTTCAGACCAGCAGAGCGCGGGAGTTCTATCCGGTGGACATCCGTACTCGTGTTAACAATGAGCAGATATTGCAGGGGCTTGAGGTCATGAATACCGAATCTGATGGAGAAGCAGTGCTGGTAACGGTAAATATGTATGATTATAGCTCGGCCTGTGCGAGGGTGCTGCCGCTATTGGTTCATGCTGAAATTGTAGGACCGCCGGAGCTAAGAGAGTACGTCAGCAATCAAGTACGAATGTGGGATAAAATGTATAACTGCTTTAAGGTGACATAA